GATGTGATGCTGCCCAGGTCGCTCGGATCCTCCTCGCTGCTCAGTCTcacttcttctgggggaaggcggCCCAGGCGAGGCAGTACAGGGAGTAGCAGGTGCCTGTGGAGGGTGCAaggaggtgggcaggggaggaggaTGGGAAGTGAGAACTGAAGCCCCTACCAGAACCCCATCTTGGGATTTTCCCCCACCCCAAACTATGATTCTCCAGCACCAACCTGGTGTTGAACTGCAGAACCCAGGCCCAAGCCCTAGGCAGCCCCCACCTGGCCCCTCAGCATGCTTCCAGTCGGCCTGTACTCACCCCCCAGGCACAGTGCCATTGTCAGTCGGTACAGGATTTGGTCAGTTCCCCCTCCTTTCAAGTGCACTGGGAGGTCATTGTCTGCCTACATACATAGAAGGGGTTGTGGAATGAGAAAGGGGCAGGGTTATCAGTAGACAGAAAGTGGCCTTCACCTCCCTAACCcaccactggggggtgggggggacggtCCTCTCCTCCATCAATCCCCTCAGCCCACCTGGAAAAGTTTCTGCTTGTCGGCCACTCGGTTCTCCAAGCGGTTCCGGGCTGTGGCGCTAAAGGAGCGAACCAGCGCTTGGGAGACCTGCGCAGGGAGAATATGGGTGGGTGCTGACGCTCTAGGGGCAGCGTCCGAAGTGGGGCCAGTGGGGGCCAGTTACCAACGGCTAGcaggtggtgagggagggggctcCTGGGGGCCAGTTCCCAACGGCTCGCaggaggtgagggagggggcTCCTGGGGGCCAGTTCCCAACGGCTCACAGGAGGTGAGGGGAGGGGGCTCCTGGCCACAAAGGCTCATCTTGAAGGGCACCCTCGCCTGGAGTGTCTGGCCTGGAGGTTACCAGGTAAGAGCAGCGAACCGAGAAGGAAGATGCAagttctggggtggggtggggtgctggaGCCTCCAGCCGGTTTTGAAGAAAAGGGTCCCCTGGTCTATTAAGTAGATCGCAGGCTTTCGGACGGCCACTGGATCTGGATCTGGAATCCTCAGGGGATATCCCAGCCACCTCAGAAGTTTGGGGGGAATCGGGGCTTTCggttttctgctctgccaagatttaccATcctagaaacccaaaagggccgtTCTGTCCCAGGGTTGCcccgggtcagaatcaactcgggcAATGACCTAGGTTTGTTTGGGGAGTaaacctggggggaggggagattgaGCGCCCACTGCCTAGCTCCCAAATTGCTATTAAGGCACCCCTTGATTAATGGATACAGGTTCCCACTGATGCCTTTGGGCCCTGATAGGGCTCCGCGGCTGTATCAGAAAGTTCGAGAAGGAGAAaggggtgccctgggcccgaAAGCGACTCGCATTCCAATAACCCAGACCCCGGGgtgtttagggagcctcatattGGGGCAAAGCCTTGCGGGCGGGGGGCTCTGGACCGGCCCGTGGGTTCCCTCACCCGCAGGACCCTCATGGCTCGTCCTCCTCCGCCGGAGtcacctcccctctcctcccaagGACACAGGGCGCGCGCAATCCCAGGCCGCGACAgctggcggggcggggcggggccagggGCGGGGCCCTGGCGGGGGCGGGGCGACGAGGGAGCCTCCCCATTGGACGGCCGGTCTGGCTGTCACTCCTCTGGCCGCTCCTCCGCCGGCCCCGCGGCCCGGGAACTGCGCAGCTGGCCGGTCACGGGGCTCGTTAACGGCTGCTCCCCAGGGAAACCCGCCGTTAGGCCGGGAGCACCCAGGTTTGGCCAGTGTCCTTTCTCTTCCCATGAAGTTTGCCATTTAGATATAAAGTTTGATTTCTcgaacgcgcgcgcgcgcacaaccACCCAAACGGCCCCCAGCGGTTCTCTCTGAgccccctccccattctcccccccaccccgggtGGGACAGCGTGAGCGAGCGTCCGAGTAAGGAGGTCCGACTCCTGATGACCGGGGCAGTTTCCATATTTGTAACCTGGGGAGTCAGAGCGAACCCACACTTTTGTTGAGAACTCAGAGCCCTGGCTGAGTTGGCCCAGTTACTggttggagaggaagaaggggaACCGTAATTTTCTTAGTAATTTTCCTTTTAGCGACACGGGCCatattattaatttatattttatatacattataAAATTTGTAATGTATCTAAATTACacattaatttataaatgattattaaatttgtttccatttacttttcgtTTTATCGTGGACAATTTTCAAACCGGGGAAAGGCGGAGAGAACGGGCACCCACGTGCCTCACCTGCTTCACTCATCAGCATTCTAGAGGgtgtttgtttccatctttctcaTCTTCTCGTATCCAAGTGTCCTTTCAAGCGTATCCCACATTTCATATTTCATATTAGTTAACGTCTAACAAGGCTTGCAAAGAAAAATCCAACAACCTACAACTGAATTGCATCATAACAGCAAAAAAAAAcactaaattttttttattggttCGAGAAATCAAACTTTATATCAGTCTTTATATCCAAATTATGATAACTTGTACTGAAAAAGAGTCctgatgatgtagtgggttacccaTTTGGCCCCTAACCACAAGTTCCGCAGTTCAAAACTTCTGAGTGGCTCAGAGGAAgacaaacagggctttctactctcatagcgAGTTACGACGGCCTCAGACGCACACTTGTAGCTCTGCCCAGTTCTATGCGGGCAGAagcgactgggtggcagtgagcagGGGGTGCTGGAGGTGTGTGAGAATGCAGCTCTTCGCAGACTTGGCAGCACATGAGAGTTACCTGGGAagcttgaagaagaagaaaatcccGAGTCCCACCCCCCTGAGACTCTGATTCAAAACTTGGATATTCGTAGTTGTCATTGGAGTTGGGGAATTTATATATCCATCCCCAAGTGATTCTAAGGCAACCAAGGCTGAGCACAGTAGGTTAGGCACAGTTGCCGTATCGTTTGgtcaggtttctggggtggtttacaTTGGTCcttgcttctcaacgctgaaagaattcatgtggcagaagcgcttttgtaaatccaagtaatttTTATGAGGGAAGAAAAAATTTCAGGTACTATCGTCTCAGACAGTACACCTGTCTCTGGAAAGCATGCACAGCCACGCAGTGAGGTGCTAGAGTTGGAGACTCAAGAGGCTGCTACAGGAGAGCTGGAAAAAGCACTTGAACGGAGTGCCAAACAGAAGGACAGAACCATAGTGCTGAAAGAGGCCTGCCCTTGGGCCCTGCTTTTATCCCATCCCACCCTCCTGAGGGGGCACCATTAGGCATGCAACCGTGACATTGACCTGAGAAAGGTTGACCTTCACAACCTGAGAAAGGTTGTGCCTAAGCGACCATAGTCTGCGCTTGCTCAGTTCTGGAtttcccataggtgtccaatGCTTGCCTGACTCCTTTCCAACCCCTTTCTTGAGACATGGCCAGCTAGTCTTTCTTTCAGAGTACACGGCCAGACTAGTTTTCCGAGCCTCTtctgggtgggttagaaccactaacctttggtTAAACCAAGCCCACagtcattgagtctgttctgatgaGCAGAGATCCAGTATAGTGCTTCTGAAGCTTTAAATTTCTCTATAGGAGAAGCTCGTCTCAACCCGaccgctggtgggtttcaactgctaaccttgcagttgctTACTTGAGAAATACTAATGTCAAACTAACAAACACTAGACTGTCGTTCCTAGAGGACAATGATGAGCTGGAGCTGTAGATCGACTTCTCTTCTAAAACTAGGGAGTGGCTGATTGCAAAATTGATCCAAGCCACCTCCTCTCCCATTGTCCACACTCCTTTGCAATGCGATTTTTCAGCTTGCCTGCCTTCCGCCCCCCTTTAGTCTGCACTTGGCCATATGTCTCATTGGGGTCAAAAGCATTAGGAACTTAGCTAATGTGACCCTGATAGCTCTAGAAATGCTAATGCATCGGGGCTTGCCCTCTCTTGCtgctcttggaaaccctgtggcccCACTGCGTAAATAAGTCCAGGCACATGGCCCAGCATTCCCCATTGCTCCAAGTAACATGTCAACCGCGAACGTGTGAATGAAAGCCTCCGAGGAGATCCGAGCTCAGCTGTGTCAGACCAGAAGAATTACCCAGCCAACCCACCAATTCACCGGCAATCATAAAACCCaacgcaaacccactgccaccgagtcaaagctgactcgtggggaccttacaggacaaagaactgccccagagtgtctccaaggctgtggatcttttacagaagcagacagccacgccTTTCTCCTACTGAGAATAATAGATGTTTCTTATTTTAAGACACCAAGTTGGGGTGGTTTATTATACAGTAAATGCTAATTGGTTTATTATACAGTAAGTGCTAATTGGTATAAGGCTGTGCATTTCTGTGGCTACCAATCCCTCTTTAAAAACA
The sequence above is drawn from the Tenrec ecaudatus isolate mTenEca1 chromosome 18, mTenEca1.hap1, whole genome shotgun sequence genome and encodes:
- the COX7A1 gene encoding cytochrome c oxidase subunit 7A1, mitochondrial; this encodes MRVLRVSQALVRSFSATARNRLENRVADKQKLFQADNDLPVHLKGGGTDQILYRLTMALCLGGTCYSLYCLAWAAFPQKK